One Bacteroidales bacterium DNA segment encodes these proteins:
- a CDS encoding DNA polymerase III subunit gamma/tau, whose product MDNFIVSARKYRPATFDMVVGQQSITSTLKNAIRNNQLAQAFLFCGPRGVGKTTCARILAKTINCLNPVNHVEACDKCESCLSFNRSASFNIHELDAASNNSVDDIRNLVDQVRVPPQVGKYKVYIIDEVHMLSPAAFNAFLKTLEEPPAYAKFILATTEKHKIIPTILSRCQIFDFKRISVKDIAGYLAFVAKSENVEAEEEALHVIAQKADGAMRDALSFFDQLVSFSGNKLTYETVTEHLNILDHAYYFRVLDQLLAQDTAGLLLTINEIINRGFDGQHFLIGLGEHLRNLLVCQDAATVMLLEISANLHQKYIEQSVRCSPLFLLKALEIHNQFDQSYKTSNNKRLQLELALLQICTLAVVANPAGGEKKNSLIPPEGVKTESNETAFPVSSKIEVKKPAVSPGPPADRPPTSVSGSRTISIKPENHIPKIVKGGENGSSPEHVAQNDFNQEKLEKVWTYYTESIAQQYPNFYSILSTRKPMLKENFIIQLRIDNRAQELTLKERKGDLLDFLRGELRNQKIQLETDLVESVSQSKPYTAEDKYRVMAEKNPALKALRESLDLELEL is encoded by the coding sequence ATGGACAATTTCATCGTTTCGGCCCGGAAATACAGGCCAGCCACTTTCGACATGGTGGTAGGGCAGCAGTCGATCACTTCGACCTTGAAAAACGCCATCCGCAACAACCAGCTGGCCCAGGCATTCCTTTTTTGCGGTCCGAGGGGTGTGGGTAAGACAACATGCGCCCGTATCCTGGCCAAAACGATCAATTGCCTCAACCCGGTCAACCATGTAGAAGCCTGCGATAAATGTGAATCCTGCCTGTCATTCAACCGGTCTGCTTCTTTTAACATCCATGAACTTGATGCCGCCTCCAACAATTCGGTAGATGATATCCGTAACCTGGTCGACCAGGTGCGGGTCCCTCCCCAGGTTGGAAAATACAAGGTATATATTATCGATGAAGTCCACATGCTTTCGCCTGCAGCTTTTAATGCATTCCTGAAGACACTGGAAGAGCCGCCGGCTTATGCCAAATTCATCCTGGCCACGACGGAAAAGCACAAGATCATTCCAACTATCCTGTCCCGCTGCCAGATCTTTGATTTCAAGCGTATCAGCGTGAAGGACATTGCCGGTTATCTTGCTTTCGTTGCGAAGAGTGAAAATGTCGAAGCGGAAGAAGAAGCCCTGCATGTGATCGCACAAAAAGCTGACGGGGCCATGCGTGATGCACTTTCTTTCTTTGACCAGCTTGTTAGCTTTTCCGGCAATAAGCTTACCTATGAAACGGTTACCGAACACCTTAACATTCTTGATCACGCCTATTATTTCAGGGTCCTTGACCAGTTACTTGCCCAGGATACCGCCGGACTTCTCCTGACAATCAACGAGATCATCAACCGGGGGTTCGATGGGCAGCATTTCCTGATCGGGTTAGGGGAACATCTAAGGAACCTTTTAGTGTGTCAGGATGCGGCCACGGTCATGCTTTTGGAGATCAGCGCCAATCTGCATCAAAAATATATTGAACAGTCGGTCCGCTGCTCGCCATTATTCCTGTTAAAAGCCCTTGAGATACATAACCAGTTCGACCAAAGCTATAAAACCAGCAATAATAAGCGGTTGCAGCTAGAACTCGCCCTATTGCAGATCTGCACCTTGGCTGTCGTGGCAAATCCCGCAGGCGGCGAAAAAAAAAACTCCCTGATTCCCCCGGAAGGGGTTAAAACAGAGAGTAATGAAACTGCATTTCCCGTTTCGTCTAAGATAGAAGTTAAAAAACCGGCCGTAAGCCCGGGTCCGCCTGCTGATCGTCCCCCCACATCTGTTTCTGGTTCCCGTACCATCTCCATCAAACCTGAAAATCATATACCAAAAATTGTTAAAGGCGGGGAAAATGGCAGCAGTCCTGAGCATGTTGCACAAAATGATTTTAACCAGGAAAAGTTGGAAAAAGTCTGGACCTATTACACGGAAAGCATTGCCCAGCAATATCCTAATTTTTACAGTATCCTTTCCACCCGAAAACCAATGCTGAAGGAGAATTTCATCATTCAACTCCGGATCGACAATCGGGCACAGGAATTGACCCTCAAGGAAAGAAAGGGCGATTTGCTGGATTTTCTTCGTGGGGAATTACGGAATCAGAAGATTCAACTGGAAACTGATCTTGTTGAATCGGTCAGCCAGTCGAAGCCTTACACTGCCGAAGACAAATACCGCGTAATGGCAGAGAAAAACCCGGCGCTCAAAGCGTTGAGGGAAAGTCTGGACCTGGAACTGGAGTTATAG
- a CDS encoding insulinase family protein: MKKLTYFLLSSLVMLFITISLFAQEVTYAPKTHVPLDPAVIYGRLDNGMTYYIRENREPKERAELYLAVNVGALSEDADQNGLAHFCEHMAFNGTKNFEKKDILNYLQSIGMKFGPEINAFTSSDETNYMLQRVPTTDPKVIDTALLILYDWANNISFENEEIDAERGVIHEEWRQGRSAMFRMMKEANKVVFRNSKYAVHDVIGDIAIIDTIPYDVVKRFYADWYRPNLQAIIAVGDFDGKQMEKQIKDLFSTVPKKENPREREYFPVPDHQETLITVQTDKEAQYPIVEVFYKKDAKENRDMEYYRNGYKQQLFNSMLNTRLQELILSENPPFVYGYAFYTNLVRTKDGFMAIAVGNNNELDKALRALLTENKRVLQFGFTATELERAKNDLKRGIEKQYAEKDKMENDSYVWQYFSNFLEKEPAPGIAFDYAFVNQVLPGITLEEVNAQAKEWITNENRVIAIMAPESADIKIPHEQEIRDIIAAVDQEVVTAYVDKVTDQPLMTTEPIPSVVDKKGKNKTLGTTEWTFENGVKVVMKTTDFKDDEILMSAFSYGGSSLYEIKDVISADFTTYVVQESGLGEFDKMALGKKLSGKIANVSPVIQENAEGFEGSCSARDLETMLQLVNLYFTAPRTDDVAYNAFIKRMKAVLDNKALEPESALMDTVTVLMANHNPRVRPLTSELLSEANLKKMRSIFKTRFGDPGSFIFYFVGNIDIEKAKPLMEKYLGGLPKVSREETWVDNNVRPPAGKVDREIKRDMKVPKGTVYITYSGTFDYDDFQARINLSSLCDVLDVRYVETIREEQSGTYGAAVYESMDKYPYENYSVLIYFDCDPQNTGKLKDIVYQEIEKLRTEGPTEKDLHGVIENKLKVHQENLRQNHYWMNIIKNKDYYQTDLTEYLEYENYVNGMTRESLKAAAQQFFGGNIVEAVLLPVNIEDNTANPVHKE; the protein is encoded by the coding sequence ATGAAAAAATTAACCTATTTCTTGCTGAGCAGCCTGGTCATGCTGTTCATAACAATTTCTCTTTTTGCACAAGAGGTCACCTATGCCCCCAAGACACATGTGCCGCTCGACCCTGCCGTGATCTATGGCAGACTCGATAACGGAATGACCTACTATATCCGCGAAAACCGGGAACCGAAGGAACGGGCCGAGTTATACCTCGCGGTGAACGTGGGTGCCCTGTCGGAAGATGCCGACCAGAACGGCTTGGCACACTTCTGTGAACATATGGCCTTTAACGGAACTAAAAACTTCGAAAAAAAGGACATCCTCAACTACCTGCAATCTATCGGGATGAAGTTCGGCCCGGAAATTAATGCCTTCACCAGCAGCGACGAGACCAATTATATGCTGCAGAGAGTGCCAACCACCGATCCGAAAGTCATCGATACGGCCCTGCTTATCCTGTACGACTGGGCCAATAATATCTCTTTTGAAAACGAAGAGATCGATGCTGAGCGGGGCGTGATCCACGAAGAATGGCGCCAGGGCCGCTCTGCTATGTTCCGCATGATGAAGGAAGCCAATAAGGTCGTCTTCCGGAATTCTAAATATGCCGTTCATGATGTCATCGGGGATATCGCTATCATCGATACCATCCCTTATGATGTGGTAAAACGCTTCTATGCCGACTGGTACAGGCCCAACCTGCAGGCTATCATCGCCGTCGGGGATTTTGATGGTAAACAAATGGAGAAACAGATCAAGGACCTTTTCTCAACTGTCCCCAAAAAGGAAAATCCAAGGGAACGCGAATACTTCCCGGTACCTGACCACCAGGAAACGCTGATCACGGTGCAAACCGATAAGGAAGCCCAGTATCCGATCGTCGAAGTTTTTTATAAAAAGGACGCGAAAGAAAACCGTGATATGGAATATTACCGGAACGGTTATAAACAACAACTGTTCAATTCCATGCTGAATACACGTTTGCAGGAACTCATCCTGTCAGAAAACCCGCCTTTTGTTTACGGTTATGCTTTTTATACCAACCTGGTCAGGACGAAAGACGGCTTTATGGCGATTGCCGTGGGCAACAATAATGAACTTGACAAGGCGCTCCGCGCCCTTCTCACTGAAAATAAACGTGTCCTCCAGTTTGGCTTCACCGCAACAGAGCTGGAACGGGCGAAAAATGACCTTAAAAGGGGTATCGAAAAGCAATATGCTGAAAAAGACAAGATGGAGAATGATTCCTATGTATGGCAGTACTTCTCGAACTTCCTCGAAAAGGAGCCTGCGCCGGGAATCGCTTTTGATTATGCTTTTGTAAACCAGGTCCTGCCCGGGATCACGCTGGAAGAAGTCAATGCCCAGGCGAAAGAATGGATCACCAACGAGAACAGGGTAATCGCGATCATGGCGCCGGAAAGCGCGGATATCAAAATACCGCATGAACAGGAAATCAGGGATATCATCGCTGCCGTAGATCAGGAAGTTGTTACGGCTTATGTTGATAAAGTTACTGACCAACCTTTAATGACCACGGAACCTATACCTTCAGTTGTAGATAAGAAAGGCAAAAACAAGACCCTTGGAACAACAGAATGGACTTTTGAAAATGGCGTGAAAGTGGTGATGAAAACCACTGATTTTAAGGACGATGAGATCCTGATGAGTGCCTTCAGCTATGGCGGAAGTTCCCTTTATGAAATCAAAGACGTGATATCAGCCGATTTCACGACTTATGTTGTCCAGGAAAGCGGCCTGGGTGAATTTGATAAAATGGCCCTCGGGAAAAAGCTATCCGGCAAAATTGCCAATGTTTCCCCTGTTATCCAGGAAAATGCCGAAGGCTTTGAAGGATCCTGTTCAGCCAGGGACCTGGAAACGATGCTTCAGTTGGTGAATTTGTACTTCACCGCCCCGCGGACCGATGATGTGGCCTACAATGCCTTTATCAAGCGGATGAAGGCCGTTCTCGATAACAAAGCCCTCGAACCCGAATCAGCCCTGATGGATACGGTTACGGTCCTGATGGCGAACCATAACCCAAGGGTTCGACCTTTAACCTCAGAACTATTAAGTGAGGCTAACCTGAAAAAAATGCGGTCCATCTTTAAAACCCGTTTCGGCGACCCGGGAAGTTTCATTTTCTACTTTGTCGGGAATATCGACATAGAAAAGGCTAAACCACTCATGGAAAAGTACCTGGGTGGATTGCCAAAAGTCAGTCGCGAAGAAACCTGGGTAGACAATAATGTCAGGCCGCCGGCAGGAAAAGTGGACAGGGAGATCAAACGCGATATGAAAGTCCCGAAAGGAACCGTTTATATTACCTATTCCGGAACTTTCGATTATGATGATTTCCAGGCACGGATAAACCTTTCATCACTTTGTGATGTACTTGATGTCAGGTATGTGGAAACTATCCGGGAGGAACAAAGCGGTACTTATGGTGCAGCAGTCTATGAAAGTATGGATAAGTACCCTTATGAAAATTATTCAGTTTTGATCTATTTCGACTGTGACCCGCAAAATACCGGAAAGCTGAAAGACATCGTTTACCAGGAGATAGAAAAGCTGAGAACCGAAGGCCCCACTGAAAAGGACCTCCACGGTGTGATCGAAAATAAACTCAAAGTGCACCAGGAAAATCTCCGTCAGAATCACTATTGGATGAACATTATCAAGAATAAGGATTATTATCAGACAGACCTGACCGAATATCTTGAATACGAAAATTATGTGAACGGTATGACACGGGAATCCCTGAAGGCTGCCGCACAGCAGTTCTTTGGCGGGAATATCGTTGAAGCTGTTCTGTTACCGGTGAATATTGAAGATAATACGGCGAATCCGGTGCATAAGGAGTAG
- a CDS encoding site-specific integrase, giving the protein MKITTYVNKQKVKDGECPVYIRLAKGDEMKYISVGAKLPEKAWDFEKKQIKGDELQYSDVIEKIEKKKKQVRDKLKELGDEIEVISLNTLVEELNESKPKRKRLFVYKYFEKRCNELKDSGKMGNYRAYKTALNKLRGTKDKKGRWISEPFRKSDFLFTELDVPLLRDFESFLRKGYNDQDKRQGTVNIIMRTIRALYNRAAGEAPYLRDYYPFHRIEGDGKYMIPEGNDNHRALESDEIKRLLALNINSDYYRYLIFSFYAGGMAFIDMCFLQWSNIIEGTTLQYQRKKLSRYGGKKGVVRIPLHPEALKTLAYFRTKTGINPAGYIFPVLHTEIYKTATAQHNRVHKIRRVYNSELRIFAAKAGIQGNMTSYRIRHSFFTELARNKQPFYIIKTMGAHVNDQTTMKYINKADEDDLQKALNSL; this is encoded by the coding sequence ATGAAAATCACAACCTACGTTAATAAGCAAAAAGTCAAAGATGGTGAATGCCCGGTTTATATCCGTTTGGCTAAAGGTGATGAAATGAAGTATATCAGTGTTGGCGCTAAGTTACCTGAGAAAGCATGGGATTTTGAAAAAAAACAAATTAAAGGGGATGAATTACAATACAGTGATGTTATTGAAAAGATAGAAAAGAAGAAAAAGCAAGTCAGAGACAAATTAAAAGAGCTGGGAGATGAAATAGAGGTCATTTCGTTAAATACTTTGGTAGAGGAACTAAATGAAAGCAAACCAAAACGAAAGCGATTATTTGTTTACAAATATTTTGAGAAACGGTGTAATGAATTGAAAGATTCCGGCAAGATGGGTAATTATAGAGCCTATAAAACCGCATTAAATAAACTGAGGGGTACTAAAGATAAAAAAGGCCGATGGATAAGTGAGCCATTCCGCAAAAGTGATTTTCTATTCACTGAATTAGACGTCCCATTATTACGTGATTTCGAGTCTTTTTTAAGGAAAGGTTATAATGACCAGGATAAGCGGCAGGGCACGGTCAATATTATCATGCGAACAATCAGGGCCTTGTATAACAGGGCGGCTGGTGAAGCGCCTTACTTGAGAGATTATTACCCATTTCACCGCATTGAAGGTGATGGCAAATATATGATACCCGAGGGCAACGACAACCACAGGGCGCTTGAAAGTGATGAGATCAAGCGATTATTAGCATTGAACATTAATAGTGATTATTATAGGTATCTTATATTTAGTTTCTACGCTGGTGGGATGGCGTTTATTGATATGTGCTTTTTACAATGGTCTAATATCATTGAAGGCACTACTTTGCAATATCAACGTAAGAAATTGAGCAGATACGGTGGAAAGAAGGGTGTGGTTAGGATTCCATTGCACCCTGAGGCACTGAAAACACTTGCATACTTCAGAACGAAAACAGGTATAAATCCGGCAGGCTACATATTTCCAGTGCTTCATACGGAAATATATAAAACCGCCACCGCTCAACACAACCGTGTGCATAAAATTCGGAGGGTATATAATTCTGAATTGAGAATTTTTGCAGCCAAAGCAGGGATTCAAGGAAATATGACCTCTTATCGCATAAGGCATTCGTTTTTTACTGAGTTGGCCCGTAATAAGCAACCTTTCTATATTATTAAAACCATGGGTGCTCATGTCAACGATCAAACGACAATGAAGTATATTAATAAGGCAGATGAAGATGATTTACAGAAAGCCTTAAATTCATTATAA